TCGCCAAGGCGCCGGAGCCGCTGCTGCCCGCCGCCCTTGCGGCGGCCGCACAGCAGCCGAACGGGCGCGTCCCCTTCAGCCACTACAACCGCTACCACCTCAAGCGCTCGCTGATCGAGTCCGACGCTGTTTTGCGCACCAAGATGACCTACGCGCTCTCGCACCTTCTGGTGGTCGGTGGCAGCGACGTGGTCGACCCGTTCAGGGCGTTCAGTGGCCTCTCCTACCACGATGTCCTCAACCGCAACGCCTTCGGCAACTACCGCGATCTGCTGACCGACGTGACCTACTCACCCGCCATGGCCGATTGGCTGACCTACCTGCGCAACGAGCCAGGCGACCCAGCGACGGGACGCGAACCGGATGAGAACTACGCACGCGAGCTCATGCAGTTGTTCACGATCGGCTTGCTTCAGCTCAACCGCGATGGCACCCCGAAACGGGACAGCCAAGGCCAGACCATCCCCACCTACTCCAACGAAGACGTGTCGCAACTCGCCCGCGTGTTCACCGGCTTCAGCCACGACGCCTCGGCGTACAAGGTCTGGGGAGACGAGCAGTACGCGGCCCGCGCGCGGCCGCTGAGGATCTTCGCCGACCACCACTCCACCCGCGCCAAAAGCTTCCTTGGCACCACGATACCGGCCGGGGTTTCCGGTGACGACAGCGTGCGTATGGCGCTGGACACGCTTTTCCTGCACCCGAACACGGCCCCCTTTGTGTCGCGTCAGCTGATCCAGAAGTTCACCACCAGCGACCCCGCACCCGACTACGTGGATCGAGTCGCAGCCAGCTTCGAAACCGGCCAGTACCAGGCGAGCGACGGCACCGTGTTCGGCGCCGGTGCTCGCGGTGACCTGGAAGCGACACTCGCAGCCATCCTGCTCGACAGTTCGGTTTTCGGTGTCGCATTCAACCGCATCGAGTCCGCCAAGGCCCGCGACCCGCTCTTGCAGTATGTCCAGTTCATGCGCGCCTTCGACGTCAGCAATCTCGAATACATCACGCGGGCCGGTCGAATCGGCAACCTCGACAACAGCGATTCCATCGGCATGGCGTATTTCGAATCGCCCTCGGTGTTCAACTATTTCAGGCCCGGCTACGTGCCGCCCGGCACGCGTGCGGGCGACCGCGGGAAGACGGTCCCGGAGTTTCAGGCCTTTCAGGGCGCCCGACTGGTCGGGTACACCGAGCTCATGACCGACCTGATTCTCGAGCGGGTCGGCCTGTGGTCCTGTCCGAGCCAACCGGGCTCCGACTTCACCGGGCTCGACCCGTGCAATTCGGCCGGCCCCGGCGACGCCTTCGCGCCAGACTGGAGCGCCCAGCTCGCACTCGCCGACGCGCCCGACGCGCTCGTGCGCCACCTCGACACGCTGCTGACAGCGGGCCGCATGAACCCGCGCGTGCGCGAGCGGATCACGGCAACGGTCGGCACGATACCGGTCGAACAGGCCACGCGAGACGACGACCTGCGCAAACGCGTGCAGGTCGCCGTGTTGATGGCGGTGACCGCTCCGTCTTACGCGGTGGTCTGGTGACACCACCGCGCCGCCACCTGCCCACGCTGAGGACCACCCCATGAGCTTGCACACCCAGACCCTGTCACGACGGCGTTTCCTGCACACCCTGGCCTCGCTCGGCGTGGGCGGCAGCACGGTCCTGTCTCAATGGGCCGCACCCGCCGCGCACGCGAGTCCGGCCGCCCCCGACGCCTACCGCGCGCTGGTCTGCGTGTTCATGTTCGGCGGCATGGACCACAACGATTTCATCCTGCCCTACGACGCGAGCCACTACGATGCCTTGCGCGCCGTCCGGCCCGACATCTTCGCCGCCCACGCGACCGAATCGCACGGCGCGTCTCGCGACCGCAGCAACCTGTTGCCCCTGACGCCACTGGACCAGATTGCAACCGAGGGCCGGCAGTACGCGGTGCCGCAGGAGCTCGGTGCGCTGCGCACTCTGTTCGACGCCGAGGAACTGTGCTTTGTCGGGTCGGTCGGGCCGCTGGTGCAACCCACGTCCCGCAGCAGCTACGAGTCGGGCTCAGTCGCCTTGCCGCCGGCACTGTTCTCACACAATGACCAACAGAACTACTGGCAGGGCCTGGCACCCGAGGGCGCGCGCTTCGGCTGGGGTGGCCGCTTCATCGACGCGCTGAGCCAGCAGAACAAGCTCGGCAGCACCGACGACTACGCCGCCATCAGCACCGCGGGCAACAACCTGTTGCTCGCCGGACGCGAGTCGCATGCGTTCAAGATCGGCTCGAACACCGTGACCGGGCCGCGCATCGAGGCCAAGAAGTGGCTGCTCGGCTACGGAGACGCCTACGACACCGTGCGCGCCAACATCGGTGCCCACTTTCGCGACACCTTCGGTGCAGACCCGAACATCCTGCACTCGGACTACGCCGACCTGCGCGCCGCAGCCCTGCACAAGATCGACAACTTCGGCTCGGTGTTCAACACACTGACCCCGTTTGCCACGTCGTTTCCGAGCAATTTCTTCGGACCGCACTTCCAGCGTGTCGCAAACGCCATACGGGCGTCCAGGGCACTCGGCGCCAAGCGTCAGATCTTTTTCATCGGCGCCGGTGGCTTCGACACGCACGCCGATCAGGCGGAGGACATCGCCTGGCGGCAGCAATCGTTGGCCGACAGCGTGATGGCGTTTCGTA
Above is a genomic segment from Pseudomonadota bacterium containing:
- a CDS encoding DUF1800 family protein, yielding MPGAVLAACDAGGGATPTGQTRTSSTVLNSDDAVSGFLVRAGFGATPSDLDRWRQRDATAWLRNEFAKAPEPLLPAALAAAAQQPNGRVPFSHYNRYHLKRSLIESDAVLRTKMTYALSHLLVVGGSDVVDPFRAFSGLSYHDVLNRNAFGNYRDLLTDVTYSPAMADWLTYLRNEPGDPATGREPDENYARELMQLFTIGLLQLNRDGTPKRDSQGQTIPTYSNEDVSQLARVFTGFSHDASAYKVWGDEQYAARARPLRIFADHHSTRAKSFLGTTIPAGVSGDDSVRMALDTLFLHPNTAPFVSRQLIQKFTTSDPAPDYVDRVAASFETGQYQASDGTVFGAGARGDLEATLAAILLDSSVFGVAFNRIESAKARDPLLQYVQFMRAFDVSNLEYITRAGRIGNLDNSDSIGMAYFESPSVFNYFRPGYVPPGTRAGDRGKTVPEFQAFQGARLVGYTELMTDLILERVGLWSCPSQPGSDFTGLDPCNSAGPGDAFAPDWSAQLALADAPDALVRHLDTLLTAGRMNPRVRERITATVGTIPVEQATRDDDLRKRVQVAVLMAVTAPSYAVVW
- a CDS encoding DUF1501 domain-containing protein; translation: MSLHTQTLSRRRFLHTLASLGVGGSTVLSQWAAPAAHASPAAPDAYRALVCVFMFGGMDHNDFILPYDASHYDALRAVRPDIFAAHATESHGASRDRSNLLPLTPLDQIATEGRQYAVPQELGALRTLFDAEELCFVGSVGPLVQPTSRSSYESGSVALPPALFSHNDQQNYWQGLAPEGARFGWGGRFIDALSQQNKLGSTDDYAAISTAGNNLLLAGRESHAFKIGSNTVTGPRIEAKKWLLGYGDAYDTVRANIGAHFRDTFGADPNILHSDYADLRAAALHKIDNFGSVFNTLTPFATSFPSNFFGPHFQRVANAIRASRALGAKRQIFFIGAGGFDTHADQAEDIAWRQQSLADSVMAFRNAMIEAGAWNDVTVFSGADFGRTLVANGSGTDHGWAGHHFVAGGDVRGRRILGRMPEYDPEGEEYTVSRARLIPSVSIEQYSASLGRWLEVDDTTINSVMPNLANFSVQDLDFFKA